A part of Streptococcus porcinus genomic DNA contains:
- the perR gene encoding peroxide-responsive transcriptional repressor PerR — MDVHSHNQQALDAFENVLEHLRERHIRITETRKAIISYMVLSTEHPSADKIYRDLKGDFPNMSLATVYNNLKVLVDEGFVSEIKISNDLTTYYDFMGHQHVNVVCEDCGKIADFMDVDVMDVAKEAYDQTGYKVTRIPIIAYGICPECQKKSKRLY; from the coding sequence ATGGATGTTCATTCACATAACCAACAAGCTTTAGATGCCTTTGAAAATGTTTTAGAGCATCTACGAGAAAGACATATTAGAATTACAGAAACGCGTAAGGCTATTATTTCATATATGGTTTTGTCAACAGAGCATCCAAGTGCGGACAAAATTTACCGCGATTTAAAGGGCGATTTTCCTAACATGAGCTTGGCCACCGTTTACAATAATTTAAAAGTATTAGTAGATGAGGGATTTGTTTCTGAAATTAAAATTTCCAATGATTTAACTACATATTATGATTTTATGGGCCACCAGCATGTTAATGTGGTTTGTGAGGACTGTGGTAAGATTGCTGATTTCATGGATGTCGATGTAATGGATGTAGCTAAGGAAGCTTATGATCAAACTGGCTATAAAGTTACTCGGATTCCTATCATCGCTTATGGCATCTGTCCAGAATGTCAGAAGAAAAGTAAACGACTCTATTAA
- the tgt gene encoding tRNA guanosine(34) transglycosylase Tgt has product MTDYPIKYRLIKKEKHTGARLGEIITPHGTFPTPMFMPVGTQATVKTQSPEELKQMGSGIILSNTYHLWLRPGDELIAKAGGLHKFMNWDQPILTDSGGFQVYSLADSRNITEEGVTFKNHLNGSKMFLSPEKAISIQNNLGSDIMMSFDECPQFYQPYDYVKKSIERTSRWAERGLKAHRRPHDQGLFGIVQGAGFEDLRRQSAADLVAMDFPGYSVGGLAVGESHEEMNAVLDFTTPLLPENKPRYLMGVGAPDSLIDGVIRGIDMFDCVLPTRIARNGTCMTSQGRLVVKNAKFAEDFTPLDHDCDCYTCQNYSRAYIRHLLKADETFGIRLTSYHNLYFLVNLMRKVRQAIMDDNLLEFREDFLERYGYNVSNRNF; this is encoded by the coding sequence ATGACTGATTATCCAATAAAGTACCGTCTCATAAAAAAAGAAAAACATACTGGGGCTCGCCTTGGGGAAATTATTACGCCCCACGGAACTTTCCCAACGCCTATGTTTATGCCCGTTGGTACACAGGCTACTGTTAAAACACAATCTCCTGAAGAGCTCAAACAGATGGGCTCAGGAATTATCCTCTCCAATACCTACCATTTGTGGTTACGACCTGGAGATGAATTGATTGCAAAAGCTGGAGGGCTTCATAAGTTTATGAACTGGGACCAGCCTATTCTAACGGACTCAGGTGGTTTCCAAGTTTATTCTCTAGCTGATTCTCGTAATATAACGGAGGAAGGGGTAACCTTTAAGAATCATCTTAACGGTTCAAAAATGTTCCTCTCACCAGAGAAGGCTATTTCAATTCAAAACAATCTGGGTTCTGATATCATGATGAGTTTTGATGAATGCCCACAATTCTACCAACCTTATGATTATGTCAAAAAATCAATTGAAAGAACAAGCCGTTGGGCAGAAAGAGGTCTCAAAGCTCACCGTCGCCCACATGATCAAGGTTTATTTGGAATTGTTCAAGGAGCTGGTTTTGAAGATTTACGTCGCCAATCAGCAGCTGACTTAGTCGCTATGGATTTCCCTGGTTATTCCGTTGGTGGTTTGGCTGTTGGTGAATCACATGAAGAGATGAATGCTGTTCTTGATTTTACAACACCTTTACTACCAGAAAATAAACCGCGCTACTTGATGGGGGTAGGAGCGCCAGATAGCTTGATTGATGGTGTTATCCGTGGTATTGACATGTTTGACTGCGTACTACCAACCCGTATCGCTCGTAACGGAACTTGTATGACTAGTCAAGGACGTTTAGTTGTTAAGAATGCTAAATTTGCTGAAGATTTTACTCCCCTTGACCATGATTGTGATTGTTATACTTGTCAAAATTATAGCCGAGCTTATATTCGTCACTTGCTGAAAGCAGATGAAACATTTGGTATTCGTCTGACAAGTTATCATAACCTCTATTTCTTGGTAAATCTTATGAGAAAAGTTCGTCAAGCTATTATGGACGATAACCTTTTGGAGTTTCGTGAAGATTTCCTTGAGCGTTATGGCTATAATGTTTCTAACCGGAACTTTTAA
- a CDS encoding BglG family transcription antiterminator — protein sequence MALVNRWYDILETLVIQNQITFDDLRKRLQISPQTLTKSIEQLNTVLDGDIEIIQQNNLIELAVYDYARFETILTGSLRKASDFNSASKRVAYILKRLLEATSPIIIDDLAEELAVSRSTINKDLKTAKMIAGDYQVSIKGIPNRGIQIYGAEMQLRLLFIHHVYNYFDPEILKKDSYSFLEKVYSSYRLPRKIQELLTKTITISIKRIQENHHLSTAIPFYSNEVNSTRFMEEIVYHLELDYHISMSYFERNFISFALNTQYIEGLSYQEGTLDPDFINLYQKMIAQVKDRLLVHFDDHKLFLEMHTHLKFLINRLIFHIQANDLFHGEIQHKYPLAFEMATVAGKVLEEIFSTPLELSECSYLALYFELIMREKDKIREKSSKKIAVVCTTGRGTAHLICQRLAKVLGPDIEISQFSEEQFNPEKDDNYFAIFTTVPLKFGQLKSPLVQITNLFNDQWLQNEWQRVHYFHQRRLQSNIIRFMRLQPEGTYPDILTKMADALVKEGLVDCGFTERIIQRERVQSTIFGNQIALPHALNQLDKKPTLMVGILDRPYQGNGQQVTLIFMVAIPAKIEEEMESELLELYDDIFRISNDPILKRELMSLETQEAFIQLTEERGIF from the coding sequence GTGGCATTAGTTAACCGTTGGTATGACATCTTAGAAACGTTAGTGATTCAAAATCAGATAACATTTGATGATTTAAGAAAGCGGCTACAGATTAGTCCACAAACACTAACAAAAAGTATTGAACAACTAAATACAGTTCTAGATGGTGACATTGAAATTATTCAGCAGAATAATCTTATTGAACTGGCTGTGTATGATTATGCAAGGTTTGAAACCATATTAACTGGAAGTTTACGCAAAGCAAGTGATTTTAACTCAGCTAGTAAACGAGTTGCTTATATCTTGAAGCGTTTGCTTGAGGCGACCTCTCCCATAATTATCGACGATTTGGCCGAAGAACTAGCTGTAAGTAGAAGTACAATCAATAAAGACTTAAAGACTGCCAAAATGATTGCTGGTGATTACCAAGTCTCTATCAAGGGTATTCCAAACCGAGGGATCCAAATTTATGGAGCAGAAATGCAATTAAGGCTTTTATTTATCCACCATGTCTACAATTATTTTGATCCGGAAATTTTAAAAAAAGATAGCTACTCCTTCTTGGAGAAAGTCTATTCATCTTATCGTCTTCCACGAAAAATTCAAGAATTGTTGACAAAAACAATTACTATAAGTATCAAACGAATTCAGGAAAATCATCACTTATCAACGGCTATCCCTTTCTATAGTAACGAAGTTAATTCAACAAGGTTTATGGAAGAAATCGTTTATCATTTAGAGTTGGATTATCATATCTCAATGAGCTACTTTGAACGGAACTTCATCTCTTTTGCTCTTAATACACAGTACATAGAAGGGCTGTCTTATCAAGAAGGGACGCTAGATCCAGACTTTATTAACTTGTATCAAAAGATGATTGCGCAAGTAAAGGACAGGCTACTGGTTCATTTTGATGACCATAAATTATTTCTTGAGATGCATACCCATCTTAAATTTTTAATTAATCGTTTGATTTTTCATATCCAAGCAAACGATCTTTTTCACGGAGAAATTCAACACAAGTACCCCTTGGCTTTTGAAATGGCGACTGTAGCTGGCAAGGTTTTAGAAGAAATCTTTTCAACTCCCCTTGAGTTATCTGAATGTAGCTACTTAGCCCTTTACTTTGAACTGATTATGCGTGAGAAGGATAAGATTAGAGAAAAAAGCTCAAAAAAAATAGCAGTTGTTTGTACTACAGGTAGGGGAACAGCTCATTTGATTTGTCAGCGTTTAGCAAAAGTTTTAGGTCCAGATATTGAAATTTCTCAATTCTCAGAGGAACAGTTTAATCCAGAAAAAGATGATAATTACTTTGCAATTTTTACAACAGTACCCCTTAAATTTGGCCAGTTAAAATCTCCACTGGTCCAAATTACTAATCTATTTAACGATCAATGGTTACAAAATGAATGGCAAAGGGTACATTATTTCCATCAAAGACGATTGCAGAGCAATATTATCCGTTTCATGAGATTGCAACCAGAAGGAACCTATCCAGATATCTTGACAAAAATGGCTGATGCTTTAGTTAAAGAAGGTTTGGTTGATTGTGGCTTTACTGAAAGAATTATCCAGAGAGAAAGAGTCCAGTCAACCATATTTGGAAATCAGATTGCCCTTCCCCATGCTCTTAACCAGCTAGACAAAAAACCAACGCTGATGGTAGGTATTTTAGATAGGCCTTATCAAGGAAATGGCCAGCAAGTAACCCTGATTTTTATGGTAGCCATCCCTGCAAAAATTGAAGAAGAAATGGAGTCGGAGTTGCTGGAACTTTATGACGATATCTTTAGGATTTCAAATGATCCTATCTTAAAGAGGGAATTAATGTCGCTTGAAACGCAAGAAGCTTTTATTCAATTGACTGAAGAAAGAGGAATTTTTTGA
- a CDS encoding glucose-6-phosphate isomerase → MSHIKFDYSKVLGQFVAPHELDYMQMHVSAADAALRQGTGPGAEMTGWLNLPEDYDKEEFARIQKAATKIQSDSEVLVVIGIGGSYLGARAAIDFLSNSFVNLQTAEERKAPQILYAGNSISSNYLADLVDYVADKDFSVNVISKSGTTTEPAIAFRVFKELLVKKYGQDEANKRIYATTDKAKGAVKVEADANGWETFVVPDSVGGRFTVLTPVGLLPIAASGADITKLMEGANAARQAYSSEKISENEAYQYAVIRNILYRKGYITEVFANYEPSLQYFSEWWKQLAGESEGKDQKGIYPTSANFSTDLHSLGQFIQEGYRNLFETVIRVDKPRKNITIPTEAADLDGLGYLQGKDVDFVNKKATDGVLLAHTDGGVPNTYLTIPNQDEFTLGYTIYFFEIAIALSGYLNGVNPFDQPGVEAYKKNMFALLGKPGFEELGAELNARL, encoded by the coding sequence ATGTCACATATTAAATTTGATTATTCAAAAGTCCTTGGACAATTCGTTGCACCGCATGAATTAGACTACATGCAGATGCATGTTTCTGCAGCTGATGCGGCTTTACGTCAAGGAACAGGTCCTGGAGCTGAAATGACAGGCTGGTTAAATTTACCAGAAGATTATGACAAAGAAGAATTTGCTCGCATTCAAAAAGCAGCTACTAAAATCCAATCTGATAGTGAAGTACTCGTCGTTATTGGTATCGGTGGGTCATATCTTGGTGCGCGTGCTGCTATTGATTTCTTAAGCAATTCATTTGTTAACTTGCAAACTGCTGAAGAACGTAAGGCACCACAAATCCTCTACGCTGGGAACTCAATCTCTTCTAACTACCTTGCTGATTTAGTGGACTATGTTGCTGATAAGGATTTCTCAGTTAATGTGATTTCAAAATCAGGTACAACCACCGAACCTGCGATTGCTTTTCGTGTTTTCAAAGAACTTCTTGTTAAAAAATACGGTCAAGATGAGGCTAACAAACGTATCTATGCTACAACCGATAAGGCTAAAGGTGCTGTCAAGGTTGAAGCTGACGCCAATGGCTGGGAAACTTTCGTTGTTCCAGATAGCGTAGGTGGTCGCTTTACGGTCTTAACCCCAGTTGGTTTACTTCCGATTGCTGCTTCAGGTGCAGACATTACTAAATTGATGGAAGGTGCTAATGCAGCTCGTCAAGCTTATTCTTCAGAAAAAATCTCTGAAAATGAAGCATATCAGTATGCTGTTATCCGAAATATTCTTTATCGTAAAGGCTACATCACCGAAGTGTTTGCCAACTACGAACCGTCACTTCAATACTTTAGTGAGTGGTGGAAACAATTAGCTGGTGAATCAGAAGGTAAGGATCAAAAAGGTATTTATCCAACTTCAGCTAATTTCTCAACAGATTTACATTCCTTAGGACAATTTATCCAAGAAGGTTACCGTAATCTCTTTGAAACTGTTATTCGTGTGGATAAACCACGTAAAAATATTACTATTCCAACTGAAGCAGCTGATCTTGATGGTTTAGGCTACTTACAAGGAAAAGATGTGGACTTTGTCAATAAAAAAGCGACAGATGGTGTCCTTCTTGCCCATACAGATGGTGGTGTTCCAAATACCTACTTAACGATCCCTAACCAAGACGAGTTTACGTTAGGCTATACCATTTACTTCTTTGAAATTGCAATTGCACTTTCAGGTTATCTAAATGGTGTTAACCCATTTGATCAACCGGGTGTTGAAGCTTACAAGAAAAATATGTTTGCCCTACTTGGTAAACCTGGATTTGAAGAACTAGGTGCAGAGTTAAATGCTCGTCTTTAA
- a CDS encoding SDR family oxidoreductase yields MIDWLNIAGKAVIVTGASSGIGKAIVEELLELDVLVANFDIVDNALKHPNLMFVQVDVTSRKEVENGVSKVLERFGKIDALVNNAGINIPRLLVDPKNPRGQYELDDETFDKITTINQKGLYLVSQAVGRILVEQKAGVIINMASEAGLEGSEGQSVYAATKAAVYSYTRSWSKELGKHGVRVVGIAPGIMEATGLRTFAYEEALGYTRGKTVEEIRAGYSSTSTTPLGRSGKLSEVADLVAYYISERSSYITGITTNVAGGKTRG; encoded by the coding sequence ATGATAGACTGGTTAAATATTGCTGGTAAGGCAGTGATTGTTACGGGTGCCTCATCTGGCATTGGTAAAGCTATAGTGGAGGAACTCTTGGAGCTAGATGTTCTGGTTGCGAATTTTGATATTGTAGACAATGCTTTAAAGCATCCTAATCTGATGTTTGTTCAGGTGGATGTGACTTCTCGTAAAGAAGTGGAAAATGGTGTCTCAAAAGTTTTGGAGCGGTTTGGTAAGATAGATGCATTGGTTAATAATGCCGGAATTAATATCCCGCGTTTATTAGTTGACCCGAAGAATCCTCGTGGTCAATACGAGTTAGACGATGAGACTTTTGATAAAATAACAACTATTAATCAAAAGGGCCTTTATTTAGTTAGTCAAGCAGTTGGCCGAATTTTAGTAGAACAAAAAGCTGGTGTTATCATTAATATGGCATCTGAAGCGGGGCTTGAAGGTTCTGAAGGACAAAGTGTTTATGCTGCTACAAAAGCAGCAGTCTATTCTTACACCCGCTCATGGTCAAAAGAGCTAGGGAAACACGGAGTACGTGTTGTTGGAATAGCCCCTGGTATTATGGAGGCTACAGGCTTAAGGACATTCGCTTATGAAGAAGCTTTGGGATATACTAGAGGAAAAACTGTTGAAGAAATTCGTGCGGGATATTCATCCACAAGTACGACACCACTTGGACGCAGTGGTAAACTCAGTGAAGTTGCGGATCTTGTTGCCTATTATATTTCTGAGCGATCAAGCTATATTACTGGAATTACGACCAATGTAGCAGGTGGGAAGACAAGAGGATGA
- a CDS encoding CoA-binding protein produces MTYTFQNPPEETLKTYLSQAKTIAVVGLSDRPETAAYGVAKFLQAMDYQIIPVNPKLAGQTVLGQKVYASLQDIPISIDIVDVFRRSEALPQVAEDFIETDAKVFWAQLGLQSQEAEKLLRASGHQDIVMNRCLKIDYRNIILNQD; encoded by the coding sequence ATGACTTATACCTTTCAAAATCCGCCAGAAGAAACACTCAAAACCTACCTTAGCCAGGCTAAAACAATTGCTGTTGTTGGACTTTCAGATCGACCTGAAACGGCTGCTTATGGTGTTGCTAAGTTTTTGCAGGCAATGGATTATCAGATAATCCCCGTCAACCCTAAACTGGCTGGTCAAACCGTTTTAGGACAAAAAGTTTATGCAAGCTTACAAGACATTCCCATATCTATTGATATTGTTGATGTTTTTAGGCGTAGCGAAGCTTTGCCACAAGTTGCAGAGGATTTTATCGAAACGGATGCAAAGGTTTTTTGGGCACAATTAGGCCTCCAAAGTCAGGAAGCTGAGAAGCTCTTAAGGGCTAGTGGGCACCAAGATATTGTCATGAATAGATGCCTCAAAATAGACTATCGGAATATTATATTGAATCAAGATTAA
- a CDS encoding CHY zinc finger protein gives MDYYGMDLDHESRCCHYHGPKDIAALKCQACQKYYACYQCHDSLEDHSFSPSGKTELFPVLCGSCKSQLSLEAYEGGYCPYCNKAFNPKCAFHKAIYFKKE, from the coding sequence ATGGATTATTATGGAATGGATTTAGATCATGAATCACGTTGCTGTCATTATCATGGACCTAAAGATATTGCTGCCTTAAAATGCCAAGCTTGTCAAAAATATTATGCCTGTTACCAGTGCCACGATAGTTTAGAGGATCATAGTTTTAGCCCCAGCGGCAAGACTGAACTATTTCCAGTATTATGTGGCTCCTGTAAGAGTCAGCTGAGCTTAGAGGCTTATGAAGGGGGCTATTGTCCCTATTGTAACAAAGCTTTTAATCCAAAATGTGCTTTTCATAAAGCTATCTATTTTAAAAAGGAGTAA
- a CDS encoding biotin transporter BioY yields the protein MFTTKDLAYMAMMTTLIIILGFIPPIPLGFIPVPIVLQNMGIMLAALLLGGKKGSMSVLLFLLVGFFVPVFSGKATTVPVFMGPTAGYVFAWLLVPFLFAFLFNLFKKQSKLMIFALIWVIGVLLVDIFGAIWLSIHTGMPIGAALVSNLAFIPGDTIKAALATLLALKLRESYINIR from the coding sequence ATGTTTACAACCAAAGACTTAGCCTACATGGCTATGATGACAACCTTGATTATTATTCTTGGATTTATCCCTCCAATTCCACTAGGCTTCATTCCTGTTCCTATCGTTTTACAAAATATGGGAATCATGCTTGCAGCTTTGCTATTGGGTGGCAAAAAGGGAAGTATGTCCGTTCTTTTATTCTTATTAGTTGGATTTTTTGTTCCAGTTTTTTCAGGTAAAGCCACGACAGTTCCAGTGTTTATGGGACCAACCGCAGGGTATGTTTTTGCTTGGCTTCTAGTTCCCTTTCTTTTTGCTTTTCTTTTTAACCTGTTTAAAAAGCAGAGTAAACTCATGATTTTTGCCCTCATTTGGGTGATAGGTGTACTCTTAGTAGATATCTTTGGGGCTATTTGGTTGTCCATTCATACAGGAATGCCAATTGGTGCGGCATTGGTCTCAAATCTTGCCTTTATTCCAGGAGATACTATTAAGGCAGCACTTGCAACTCTTCTTGCATTAAAGTTAAGAGAGTCATACATTAATATTCGGTAG
- a CDS encoding DUF975 family protein yields MKLSQYKNQAKATLKGLPGKYQLFFLPILFIFFLISIQIHQNYLIEEQIQLSIFASIFPTILNIISSLLGLSAAFTILKVIRRQQNRVSFNDLGLSFSRPFFWKILFLSLIRWLLLLVWSLILLLGLAITALGIYLYQTNGLSVALLPIVIGVITSLIGLAIAINRQYAYSKSQYILFDQLQNGSYTGASDIIDQSVSLTKGYKWKNFLLHLSFLGWFILLLLSFGLLIIYLYPYLTTSELYFYEDLKVSKEEAK; encoded by the coding sequence ATGAAGTTATCTCAATACAAAAACCAAGCTAAAGCCACACTAAAAGGCTTGCCTGGTAAATACCAATTATTTTTTCTTCCCATTTTATTTATTTTCTTTTTAATTAGTATTCAAATTCATCAAAATTATTTAATTGAAGAACAAATTCAACTGTCTATCTTTGCTTCAATCTTCCCAACCATTCTGAATATTATCTCAAGCTTACTAGGCCTCTCCGCTGCTTTTACCATCTTAAAGGTCATCCGACGCCAACAAAACCGAGTATCGTTTAATGATTTAGGTCTCAGCTTTTCTAGGCCTTTCTTCTGGAAAATTCTCTTTCTTAGCTTAATTCGTTGGCTCCTTTTATTGGTTTGGTCACTTATTTTACTCCTCGGATTAGCAATCACAGCCTTAGGTATCTATCTCTATCAGACGAATGGTTTATCGGTAGCGCTTCTCCCCATTGTTATTGGGGTTATTACTAGCCTTATTGGTCTTGCTATTGCTATTAATCGTCAATATGCCTATTCAAAAAGTCAGTATATTCTGTTTGATCAATTACAAAATGGAAGCTATACTGGAGCATCAGATATCATTGATCAAAGTGTCTCCTTAACAAAAGGTTACAAGTGGAAAAATTTTCTTTTACATCTTAGTTTTCTAGGATGGTTTATTCTCTTATTACTATCTTTTGGGTTATTAATCATTTATCTCTATCCTTACCTAACAACCTCTGAACTCTATTTCTACGAAGACCTTAAGGTTTCTAAGGAAGAGGCAAAATAG
- a CDS encoding MBL fold metallo-hydrolase: protein MKITTLGSWGGYPYKDQGTTSYLLTGHDGFQLLMDAGSRALNELEKVVSPLDLDAVIISHYHPDHVADLGVLRHYRQLYPKQLWEPKLLPIYAHNEDQTEFAKLSLPDVSVGIAYDVEGSQSIGPFDISFIKTVHPVVCYAFRIVERQTGQVLVFTADTGYFDDLASFAADADLFLADVYLYEGNENHIAHLTTKEAGQIAQQAKVKKLVLTHMPPVPPQGINPSRHLEILKEETQKYAGSIPVELAFPHKSWDLGSMN from the coding sequence ATGAAAATTACAACCTTAGGCTCTTGGGGAGGATATCCTTATAAAGATCAAGGGACAACCTCATATCTTTTGACTGGCCATGATGGCTTTCAGCTTTTAATGGATGCTGGTAGTCGTGCTTTAAATGAATTAGAAAAAGTAGTGAGTCCTCTAGATTTAGATGCCGTTATCATCAGTCATTATCATCCTGATCATGTGGCTGATTTGGGTGTTCTTCGTCACTATCGTCAACTCTACCCCAAGCAGCTATGGGAACCTAAACTATTACCTATTTATGCACACAATGAAGACCAAACTGAATTTGCCAAATTAAGCTTACCAGATGTCTCTGTTGGTATAGCTTATGATGTGGAAGGTTCACAATCCATTGGCCCTTTTGATATTTCCTTTATTAAAACGGTTCATCCTGTTGTTTGCTATGCTTTTCGTATTGTCGAGCGACAAACAGGACAGGTTTTAGTATTTACGGCAGATACCGGTTATTTTGATGATTTAGCCTCATTTGCAGCAGATGCAGACCTCTTTTTGGCAGATGTTTATCTTTATGAAGGTAATGAAAATCATATAGCGCACTTAACCACTAAAGAAGCAGGGCAAATTGCTCAGCAAGCTAAGGTAAAAAAACTAGTTCTCACCCATATGCCTCCTGTTCCACCGCAGGGTATTAATCCAAGTCGTCACCTCGAAATATTAAAAGAGGAAACGCAAAAATATGCAGGCTCTATTCCAGTAGAATTAGCCTTTCCTCATAAATCATGGGACTTAGGAAGTATGAACTAA
- the tadA gene encoding tRNA adenosine(34) deaminase TadA — MAYSQDEKEFFMREALKEAEKSLVKAEIPIGCVIVKEGKIIGRGHNAREELNQAIMHAEIMAINEANVHEGNWRLLETSLFVTIEPCVMCSGAIGLARIPHVIFGAPNQKFGGAGSLYQILTDQRLNHRVELESGLLEAECAQIMQDFFHQSRLQKKEAKKLVKEHASSGLANQSF; from the coding sequence ATGGCATATAGTCAAGATGAAAAAGAATTTTTCATGCGTGAAGCTTTGAAAGAGGCCGAGAAATCTTTGGTAAAAGCTGAAATTCCAATAGGTTGTGTCATTGTTAAGGAAGGAAAAATTATCGGACGCGGGCATAATGCCAGAGAAGAGCTAAATCAAGCTATTATGCATGCAGAAATTATGGCAATTAATGAAGCAAATGTTCACGAAGGAAATTGGAGATTGCTAGAAACTAGTCTTTTTGTAACGATTGAACCCTGTGTTATGTGCAGTGGTGCTATTGGGCTAGCAAGGATACCGCATGTGATTTTTGGAGCCCCCAATCAAAAATTTGGTGGTGCAGGGAGCTTATACCAGATTTTAACGGACCAAAGACTGAATCATCGGGTGGAATTAGAAAGTGGTCTTCTAGAAGCAGAATGTGCTCAAATTATGCAGGATTTTTTCCATCAGAGCCGTCTCCAGAAGAAAGAAGCTAAAAAGTTAGTTAAAGAGCATGCAAGTTCAGGTCTTGCCAATCAGTCCTTTTAA